The genomic window GTGCGGGGCAAGCCGATATTCTTCAAATATATCGGTTTGCCCCGCCCGCCGGAGGCCAGGCAGGGAGCCTACAACCCAAGATTCTTACGCCTTTCGCCGCTACCGCGCCGCGCCCGCCCCATCCGTCCTGAACAGCAAATGCAGCCCCAGCCCCACGAACACCGCGCCCAGGGCCTTGGGCAGATGCACCCGCATCAGGGCGTTGCGGGCCAGGAAGCGGCCGAAGCGCCCGCTGGAGAACGAGATGGGCGTCATCACCGCCAGCAGCATGAGCGACGTGACCACCCCCATGAGCAGCACCTGGGACCAGACCGGCCCCGCCGCTGGGTTGGCGAACTGCGGATAGAAGGTGACGCAGAACAGGAATGCCTTGGGGTTCATCACGTTGGTCAGCACGCCGCGCCTGAAGCTCTGCGCGAAAGTGCGCTGCGCGCAGTTGCCCGTAAGCTCCAGCACGGAGGGCCCGAACATGGTCTTGAGCCCGATCCACACCAGATAGGCCGCGCCGCCCCAACGCACCACATCGTAGGCCGTCTGGGAGGCGGCCAGCACGGCGGAGAGCCCGAAGGCCACGCACACGGCGTGCACGTAGGCCCCCACGGCCACGCCCAGCACGCAGGCCAGCCCGCTGCGCGCCCCGGAGGCCATGGAGGTGGTGACGATGTAGAGCATGTCCGGCCCGGGGGTGATGACCAGGACGAAGACCAGGCCGACGAAGGTCAGAAAGGTGGTGATATCCATATGGATGCGCCTCTGGAGGGACGGGCGCTGCTGCGCGGCCCCTTTTTCCGGGCCCAGGTAGCAGCCGTGGCGGCGGTCCGCAAGTCCCGGTCGGCTACAGCTCGCGCCAGGGCAGGCGCAGGAACGCCTCCACCACGTCGGGATCGAACTGCGACCCGGCCGCGGCCTTGATCTCCTCGCAGGCCCGGACGCGGTCCATGCCGCTGCGGTAGGGGCGGTCGCTGGTCATGGCTTCGAAGGCGTCGGCCACGGCGCAGATGCGGGCCAGCAGGGGGATGCCCTCCCCGGAGAGGCCGTGGGGGTAGCCCGCGCCGTCATAGCGCTCGTGGTGGTGCAGGGTGACCTCCAGCGCGCCGCCGAGATAATGGAGCTCGCGCAGCACCTCGTGCCCCAGGGAGGGGTGGCGCTTGACGCACTCGTATTCTTCGGGGGTCAGCGCGCCCGGCTTGAGCAGGAGGGTGTTGCTGAGGGTCAGTTTGCCGATGTCGTGCAGCAGGGAGCCCCAGTCCAGCAGGTTCATCCGGCGCTCGTCCAGGCCCATGGCCTCGCCGATGGCCATGGCGATGCGGTTCACCCGCAGGGAGTGGGCGGCCGTGCCGCTCTCGCGGTGCTCCAGGGCCTTGAGGAAAGCCCTGATGAGCACGTCATAGTTGCCCAGCAGCTCCTGGTTGGTGGCCTCCAGGCGGGAGACAAGCCCGGCGATGCGTACGCGCATGGCCTCCACATCGCTGGCGAGCTGGCCGATCTCGTTGGTGCTGTCCACCACCACCGGTTCGCCAAGGTGGCCAGCGGCGATGCGATGAACCCCATCTGAGAGCTGCAGCAGCGGGCGGCTGAACCTCCTGGCCAGCCAGAGGCTGGCCGCCAGCCCGCCGGCCACGCAGACCACGCCAAACCCCATAAGCAACAGCAGGTGGCCGTTGCGAAGCCCGCGAAGCTTGGCCGTGTCCACGGCGATCTCCACCACCTTGCCCAGCTCCCCGCTCTCCGTGGGCGCGAGCTGGAAGTAGCGGTAGAGCACCTCGGCCCCGGACCTGAGTTCCGCCTGCCCCGTGGCAAGGGCGCGGCTCAGGGCTTCGCGGCGCTCGCCCCCGAGCAGGAAGTGCTGGCCGCTTTCGTCGCTGGTGAAGGATATTCCCGAGGAGTTGAACACATGCACGGAGAGCAGCATGTCGTTGTCCTGGCGTATGTCGCCGGGAACGGTGTCCAGCCTGACTCCGGCCAGACTGGCGGAGTGCCTGGAGAGCGACACGCCCACCTCCAGCAGGTGCCTGCCGCCCTCGGCCACCTGGTAGGCGAACTTCTTGATGCCGTCGTACCGGCTCACCGTGGCCCGGTGGGTGACGTACTCGCCCGTGCCGCGCACACTCTCCAGATAGGCCGCCAACTCCGTGCCCGGCTCGGCGATGTTGAGCCCCAGGTCTTTCTCGAAGGAGGTCAGCACCACGACGTTGGCGCCGTCGAGCGCGAAGAAGTCGATGTCGTGGTCCTGCGGGGAGCGCAGGGAGGAGAGGTCCAGGGTTTCGAGATCCCCGCCGCAGCGGGAATAGGCATCCTGGAAGCGGTGCATGGCGGCGCGCATGCGCTCGTCCAGCATTTTCTCGTAGAGGTGGTAGGC from Fundidesulfovibrio soli includes these protein-coding regions:
- a CDS encoding LysE family translocator, which produces MDITTFLTFVGLVFVLVITPGPDMLYIVTTSMASGARSGLACVLGVAVGAYVHAVCVAFGLSAVLAASQTAYDVVRWGGAAYLVWIGLKTMFGPSVLELTGNCAQRTFAQSFRRGVLTNVMNPKAFLFCVTFYPQFANPAAGPVWSQVLLMGVVTSLMLLAVMTPISFSSGRFGRFLARNALMRVHLPKALGAVFVGLGLHLLFRTDGAGAAR
- a CDS encoding HD domain-containing phosphohydrolase, translating into MAGSIKKYHSFRKDLLILLACVMGALVAGVVAGNGYLLDTVISEFRESQISSMLGNVRRTLLIQDRAYHLYEKMLDERMRAAMHRFQDAYSRCGGDLETLDLSSLRSPQDHDIDFFALDGANVVVLTSFEKDLGLNIAEPGTELAAYLESVRGTGEYVTHRATVSRYDGIKKFAYQVAEGGRHLLEVGVSLSRHSASLAGVRLDTVPGDIRQDNDMLLSVHVFNSSGISFTSDESGQHFLLGGERREALSRALATGQAELRSGAEVLYRYFQLAPTESGELGKVVEIAVDTAKLRGLRNGHLLLLMGFGVVCVAGGLAASLWLARRFSRPLLQLSDGVHRIAAGHLGEPVVVDSTNEIGQLASDVEAMRVRIAGLVSRLEATNQELLGNYDVLIRAFLKALEHRESGTAAHSLRVNRIAMAIGEAMGLDERRMNLLDWGSLLHDIGKLTLSNTLLLKPGALTPEEYECVKRHPSLGHEVLRELHYLGGALEVTLHHHERYDGAGYPHGLSGEGIPLLARICAVADAFEAMTSDRPYRSGMDRVRACEEIKAAAGSQFDPDVVEAFLRLPWREL